From a region of the Laspinema palackyanum D2c genome:
- a CDS encoding heavy metal translocating P-type ATPase yields MRADIEIWNKPGNPLAEVTQTWVACTLVHAIPGRVRFRVPRLARDRPYADRLEQAMASQPGVIQVRVNLTAASIAIHYQTQGMSDERMRSQLVKVIQQTGQLQQSPGRESNPVIPELPATEPESHDIILPAIATLLAILGGPLGLPIPRTLMGGSVAWAALPVAKRAIASIVAERRLNIDCLDLMAIALSSLRGNLLTPALVMTLHEVGDTIRDRTARSSAARTADLMDTIGRFAWVERHGEKQQIPATDVEIGETVIVYPGEQIPVDGIVLQGTATIDRQKLTGESMPIVAEKGTQVYASTLLRSGELYIQAERVGAATRAAASLELVRKAPVHDTRMENYAANIADRAVLPAGIWAALVWALTRDPGRAAAILTLDFVTGIRVSVPTSFMAALTHATRHGILIRSGRALEQLAEVDTVVFDKTGTLTQGNLSVVRITTASEAISEEEVLELAAAAEQRISHPVAEAIVAEAQNRGVRLLSRGEWHYEVGLGIQAEIEGRRVLVGSDRFLRQSGVTVDCLTDQERRCDRGLDCEQSDCALNVNCSLIYVACEGKFQGVIEYADPLRRETPTVIQRLQSEYHIQVQMLTGDERPRALAVAEKLGIPACHTHAEAFPEQKAALVRELHESGKTVAFVGDGLNDSVALAYADLSVSFANGSDVARETADVVLMENNLSGLLDAIAIAKETQHIIQQNTTLVVGPNLAALVLASTFGLHPLAATVVHNGSAIAAGLNGLRPLMHRDPPRSASEKTEPNRN; encoded by the coding sequence GTACCTTGGTTCATGCCATCCCCGGACGAGTCAGGTTTAGAGTCCCTCGCCTCGCGCGCGATCGCCCCTACGCCGATCGCCTGGAACAAGCAATGGCAAGTCAACCCGGGGTGATACAAGTACGCGTGAATCTCACTGCTGCCTCCATCGCTATTCATTACCAAACCCAGGGAATGAGCGATGAAAGAATGCGATCGCAATTGGTGAAAGTGATTCAACAAACCGGGCAACTCCAGCAGTCCCCGGGACGTGAGAGCAACCCCGTCATTCCTGAACTTCCGGCAACGGAACCCGAGAGTCATGATATCATATTGCCTGCCATTGCCACCCTATTGGCGATTCTAGGCGGTCCCCTAGGATTGCCGATTCCGCGAACCCTCATGGGGGGAAGCGTTGCCTGGGCTGCTTTACCCGTGGCTAAACGGGCGATCGCCAGTATTGTAGCCGAACGCCGACTGAATATCGACTGCTTGGATTTGATGGCGATCGCCCTGTCATCCCTGCGCGGAAATTTGCTCACCCCTGCCTTAGTCATGACCCTGCATGAAGTCGGGGATACCATCCGCGATCGCACCGCCCGGTCCTCTGCCGCCCGCACTGCGGACCTCATGGACACCATCGGACGCTTTGCCTGGGTGGAACGCCACGGGGAAAAACAGCAAATTCCCGCCACCGACGTGGAAATTGGGGAAACCGTCATAGTCTATCCTGGGGAACAAATTCCCGTGGATGGGATTGTCTTACAGGGAACCGCCACCATTGATCGCCAGAAACTCACCGGCGAATCCATGCCGATTGTTGCTGAAAAGGGAACTCAGGTTTATGCCTCCACCCTCCTGCGGTCCGGGGAATTGTATATCCAAGCGGAACGAGTCGGGGCCGCCACCCGGGCAGCAGCGAGTTTGGAATTAGTGAGAAAAGCTCCAGTCCATGATACTCGCATGGAAAATTACGCCGCCAACATCGCCGATCGCGCTGTCTTACCTGCGGGAATCTGGGCCGCTCTGGTGTGGGCCCTGACTCGGGACCCGGGACGGGCGGCAGCGATTCTCACTTTAGACTTTGTGACGGGAATTCGCGTTTCCGTCCCCACCAGCTTTATGGCAGCCCTAACTCATGCCACAAGACATGGGATTTTAATCCGCAGTGGACGCGCCTTGGAACAATTAGCCGAAGTCGATACGGTGGTATTTGACAAAACCGGCACCCTCACTCAAGGGAATCTGTCTGTAGTTCGGATTACCACCGCATCGGAAGCAATTTCCGAGGAGGAAGTGCTAGAACTGGCTGCGGCAGCGGAACAACGGATTTCTCACCCGGTAGCTGAGGCGATTGTGGCGGAGGCTCAGAACCGGGGAGTGAGACTCTTGTCTCGGGGAGAATGGCACTATGAGGTGGGTTTGGGCATTCAGGCGGAGATTGAAGGGCGCAGGGTGTTAGTCGGTAGCGATCGCTTCTTGCGCCAGTCTGGAGTGACGGTGGACTGTCTGACGGATCAGGAACGGCGATGCGATCGGGGATTGGACTGTGAGCAATCAGATTGTGCGCTCAATGTCAACTGTTCTTTAATTTACGTTGCTTGTGAGGGCAAATTCCAAGGCGTCATCGAATATGCGGACCCCCTGCGCCGGGAAACGCCCACAGTGATTCAACGGTTGCAGTCAGAATATCACATTCAGGTGCAGATGCTCACCGGAGATGAACGTCCCCGCGCCCTTGCTGTTGCCGAAAAACTGGGGATTCCCGCCTGTCATACCCATGCCGAAGCCTTTCCCGAACAAAAAGCCGCCCTCGTGCGTGAATTACATGAATCGGGGAAAACCGTTGCCTTTGTGGGGGATGGGTTAAATGATTCCGTTGCCTTAGCTTATGCGGATCTGTCCGTGTCCTTTGCCAACGGATCCGATGTAGCCCGAGAAACCGCTGATGTGGTGTTGATGGAGAACAATTTATCTGGGTTGCTAGATGCGATCGCGATCGCCAAGGAAACCCAGCATATTATACAGCAAAATACCACCTTAGTAGTCGGACCGAATTTAGCCGCCTTGGTTTTAGCATCCACCTTCGGACTGCACCCCTTAGCTGCCACCGTCGTACACAACGGTTCAGCGATCGCCGCTGGATTAAACGGGTTACGTCCTCTGATGCACAGAGATCCCCCGCGATCGGCATCAGAAAAGACCGAACCCAATCGGAATTAA
- a CDS encoding DUF5132 domain-containing protein has protein sequence MGLIHWKQAGIQQHLTEMMEAGKGGRAIALGIGAVVLAPILLPAIGKVAKPIAKATLKNGITLYEKGKVAVAEANEVWEDILAEAKAEAMAQSHQMPNSEPPNKG, from the coding sequence ATGGGACTCATTCATTGGAAACAAGCCGGAATCCAACAACATCTCACGGAAATGATGGAAGCGGGAAAAGGAGGACGAGCGATCGCCTTGGGAATCGGTGCAGTAGTCCTTGCGCCCATTTTATTACCTGCGATCGGCAAAGTCGCTAAACCCATCGCCAAAGCGACCCTAAAAAATGGCATTACCCTCTATGAAAAAGGCAAAGTTGCTGTTGCGGAAGCCAACGAAGTCTGGGAAGATATTTTAGCAGAAGCTAAAGCCGAAGCAATGGCTCAATCCCATCAAATGCCCAACTCTGAACCGCCCAATAAAGGATAA
- a CDS encoding YqiA/YcfP family alpha/beta fold hydrolase — MTQPLPRTYIYLHGFASSPDSFKANYLRRRFTEISIPLTIPNLNHGDFSHLTLTRQLEQVAREFPPEPATVTLIGSSFGGLTSAWLAERYPQVDRLVLLAPAFEFLSHWMASLGPKRLEFWQEQGYLPIYHYGEKREIPLSYQFILDAQGYVENQLQRQLPTLILHGVKDEVIPVEASRRFVTSRPWVKQVELDSDHGLGNVMPEIWEAIKGFCGI, encoded by the coding sequence ATGACTCAACCATTACCGCGAACTTACATTTATTTACATGGATTTGCATCAAGTCCTGATTCATTCAAGGCAAATTATCTCCGGCGTCGCTTTACTGAAATATCAATTCCTCTGACGATTCCCAATCTCAATCACGGGGATTTTTCCCATCTGACTCTGACCCGCCAACTGGAACAAGTAGCGAGGGAATTTCCCCCGGAACCGGCTACAGTTACCCTAATTGGCTCAAGTTTTGGGGGACTGACTTCTGCCTGGTTAGCGGAACGATATCCCCAAGTCGATCGCCTGGTTTTATTAGCCCCTGCCTTTGAATTCCTGAGTCATTGGATGGCGAGTTTAGGTCCTAAACGGCTTGAATTTTGGCAAGAACAGGGGTATTTGCCAATTTATCATTATGGGGAAAAGCGGGAAATTCCCCTGAGTTATCAATTTATCTTAGATGCTCAAGGTTACGTTGAGAATCAGTTGCAGCGACAGCTACCGACTTTGATTTTACATGGGGTTAAAGATGAGGTGATTCCGGTTGAGGCAAGTCGTCGATTTGTCACTTCTCGTCCTTGGGTGAAGCAGGTAGAATTGGATAGCGATCATGGGTTGGGAAATGTGATGCCGGAGATTTGGGAGGCAATTAAAGGGTTTTGTGGGATTTGA
- a CDS encoding response regulator transcription factor: MAKKILIVDDEPHIRILMEQTLEELEDEGVELLTAINGEDALNTIKAEKPELVFLDVMMPKMSGFEVCNAVKNELGIKDVYIIMLTAKGQEFDKQKGSDSGADLYMTKPFDPDEVLEKSMEILGID, translated from the coding sequence ATGGCGAAAAAAATCTTAATTGTGGATGATGAACCCCATATCCGCATTCTCATGGAACAAACCCTAGAAGAACTCGAAGATGAGGGGGTCGAATTGCTAACGGCCATCAATGGAGAAGATGCGCTCAATACCATCAAAGCAGAAAAACCCGAATTAGTTTTTCTGGATGTGATGATGCCCAAAATGAGCGGCTTTGAAGTTTGTAATGCGGTTAAAAATGAACTGGGCATCAAAGATGTTTATATTATCATGCTGACTGCCAAAGGTCAAGAGTTTGACAAGCAAAAAGGCAGTGATTCCGGGGCCGATTTGTACATGACGAAGCCCTTTGACCCCGATGAAGTCCTAGAAAAATCAATGGAAATTTTAGGAATCGATTAA
- a CDS encoding AAA family ATPase encodes MNILGYELAEPMETGLNTIIYRGYNATDGTTAIFKILASPSPTIEDLIKFRNEYEICKNLDIPGIVKPLALTDYQNSLALVLEDFGGQSLKKSMDKKPLTLAEFLHLGIQLTTSLGQLHHHQIVHKDIKPQNLIINPRTGEIKITDFSIAMRLSSESSWSQETVLEGTLSYMSPEQTGRMNRAVDYRTDFYSLGVTFYEMLTGRLPFEAVDALELIYCHIAKIAVSPHEMNPEIPQAVADIVMKLMAKTAEDRYQTSQGLLFDLETCLTELEARGSIPAFAVGERDRASQLLIPQKLYGREKEVETLMETFHRVAEGSSEMMLVSGYSGIGKSALVAEVHKPIVGARGYFISGKYDQYKRNIPYAGLIQAFSELIDRLLTESPDRITFWQEQLSKALGSNGQAIVEVIPKVEAIVGPQPPIAELGPIESQNRFNRVFQQFLQTFCKKDHPLVIFLDDLQWADTASLHLIYQLINGLDQQYFLLIGAYRDNEVNAVHPLIQTRDALQSMGATVNQMVLQPLEMVHVNELIAATLDEPEKSRPLAELLYNKTQGNPFFLTQLIKTLWDEKLLSYDFSGGVWQWDLDRILAVGIADRNVVELMARNIQKLPESTQNILQLAACVGNTFTLEVLAIVSESSPMATAASLWSALQSGLILPLSSGYKIPLLIGNEGEQFVDKQTGLTLSDLLGTQSISYKFLHDRVQQAAYSLIQEDHKKETHLKIGKLLLNNIPPEEREETIFALVNQLNYGCELLETQGEKYELAQLNAIAGNKAKASTAYEAALRYLKVGIGLLGEDSWNSHYELTLSLYVSTLEAEYLNGNFEAARTLGDLILAQAKAVLDRVKVYEIQMQMYAAQHHISLAIETGLAALNLMGISLAVASEERSQSLQLPEIDRIAELPEMTDPYELAVMRILMNLVAPALHSSQLELWFQLVLTALERCLEKGHSAIAAFTYSWYATLLCGSGDINRGYYAAQISVKLLERFQAKTLKCQVYNMVFAFVQHWKQPVKVAVEALQEGLQSGLEVGDLEYASYCACKYCSYLFLSGESLETVARKQTPYIELLQKLKYEIALYDGSTWRQLVANLQGLAPDKYRLVGEVFNENLILPKLKEANDGWSLFNVYLAKTILNFLLKQGQVALTYATLAAEYSGSVSGAFTMAVHNFYYSLVLLSIYPAAAAADQQKYLQQVECNQDKMRKWAELGPMNYQHKYELVEAEKARVLGRSLEAIDGYERAITGAKENGYLPEEALAYELASNFYRHRHQDKFADTYLTEASAIYTKWGAKIKVEQLEAKYPQLKLRKPAISRSGTAIAQMTTATTFGSSAALDLATVIKASQAISSELQIEKLVEKLMNILIENAGAQKGFLVLAEKEKLILAAEVGLDKKIQGVKLRFDALDAKADLPWSIIHYVRRTQTNVVLNDAIREGLFTNDRYVSTHQVKSLLCAPFVNQGKLVGIVYLENNLTRSAFTRDRLEVLRLLSGQAAISIDLARTVNELQDTVAYLNAIVNNIADGLLVTDMRDRISRLNPALLQMFGLPATELEGRDCQEGLSTELATLVAQSREHLSDVLSAEIPLTNNRVGKAVATSIVTDSTGEEQGPSCIGTVTLIRDITAEKEVDRMKTDFISTVSHELRTPLTSVVGFAKIVNKKLHDKIVGALENADKKTQRALQQVMDNIEIIISEGERLTNLINDVLDIAKMEAGKVEWQMQPISLSELMERAIASTSSLFQTSQLQVQVEIEPQLPQVSGDRDRLLQVLINLISNAAKFTDTGTVTLRATQNEEQVVVSIIDTGIGIPPEFQDTVFEKFKQVGDTLTDKPRGTGLGLPICKQIIEHHGGKIWVESTPGQGSSFSFSLPSLGSTVTPELEKLNLDSFVKQLKERIVITPQRETDSVKTILVVDDDTHIRSLLRQELESCGYQVREAKDGMEAIAEVKSLKPDLILLDVMMPQISGFDVAAVLKHDPETMDIPIIILSIIEDKQRGYRLGIDRYLTKPIDTEKLFENIGALLSKGASKKNVIVVDEDAGAIKTLVDVLEAKGYSVVEAATGQECIEKAMAIGPDMIVLNSVLSEHHEIVKTLRFEKGLENVLFLVLDDDGSGSLG; translated from the coding sequence ATGAATATTCTTGGGTATGAACTGGCTGAACCGATGGAAACCGGCCTCAATACTATCATTTATCGGGGCTATAATGCGACAGATGGGACTACAGCCATTTTCAAAATATTGGCCTCTCCTTCGCCGACGATTGAAGACCTGATTAAATTTAGGAATGAATATGAAATTTGTAAAAATCTGGATATTCCTGGGATTGTCAAGCCCTTAGCCTTGACCGATTATCAAAATAGTTTAGCCTTGGTTTTGGAGGATTTTGGCGGCCAGTCTTTGAAAAAGAGCATGGATAAAAAGCCCCTCACTCTGGCAGAGTTTTTACACCTAGGGATTCAACTCACGACCAGTCTAGGACAACTCCATCACCATCAGATTGTTCATAAAGATATTAAGCCTCAAAATCTGATTATTAATCCCCGAACAGGGGAAATTAAAATTACTGATTTTAGTATCGCGATGCGACTCTCTTCTGAATCGTCTTGGAGTCAAGAGACGGTTTTGGAAGGAACTTTATCCTATATGTCTCCGGAACAAACCGGACGGATGAATCGGGCGGTGGATTATCGCACGGATTTTTATTCCTTGGGGGTGACGTTCTATGAAATGCTGACGGGACGGTTACCCTTTGAGGCGGTTGATGCCTTAGAGTTAATTTATTGTCATATTGCGAAAATCGCCGTTTCTCCTCATGAAATGAACCCGGAAATTCCGCAAGCGGTGGCGGATATTGTCATGAAATTGATGGCGAAAACCGCTGAAGACCGCTATCAAACCAGTCAGGGTCTGTTGTTTGATTTGGAAACCTGTTTAACCGAATTAGAAGCTAGGGGAAGCATTCCAGCGTTTGCGGTGGGAGAACGCGATCGCGCCAGTCAATTGCTGATTCCCCAAAAGCTCTATGGGCGGGAAAAAGAAGTAGAAACCTTAATGGAAACCTTCCATCGAGTTGCGGAAGGTAGCAGCGAAATGATGCTGGTTTCTGGCTATTCCGGCATTGGTAAATCGGCGTTGGTGGCAGAAGTTCATAAACCGATTGTCGGGGCGCGAGGCTATTTTATTTCAGGTAAATATGACCAATATAAACGCAATATTCCTTATGCGGGACTGATTCAAGCCTTTTCTGAATTAATCGATCGCCTCTTGACGGAAAGTCCCGATCGCATTACCTTCTGGCAAGAACAACTCAGCAAAGCTTTGGGGAGTAATGGACAGGCGATCGTCGAGGTGATTCCCAAGGTTGAAGCCATTGTTGGACCCCAACCCCCCATTGCTGAACTCGGGCCCATTGAATCCCAGAATCGCTTTAATCGGGTGTTTCAACAATTTTTGCAGACTTTTTGCAAAAAAGACCATCCCCTGGTGATTTTTCTGGATGATTTACAATGGGCTGATACGGCGTCTTTACACTTAATTTATCAACTGATTAATGGCCTAGACCAACAGTATTTTTTACTGATTGGGGCTTATCGGGATAACGAAGTGAATGCGGTTCATCCTTTGATTCAAACTCGGGATGCCCTGCAATCAATGGGGGCGACGGTGAATCAAATGGTGTTACAACCGTTAGAGATGGTTCATGTCAACGAGTTGATTGCGGCTACCCTGGATGAACCCGAGAAGTCGCGTCCCTTGGCGGAACTGCTTTACAATAAAACCCAGGGCAATCCCTTTTTCCTGACCCAACTCATCAAAACCCTGTGGGATGAAAAACTCTTAAGTTATGACTTCAGTGGGGGGGTCTGGCAGTGGGATCTGGACCGAATTTTAGCCGTGGGGATTGCCGATCGCAATGTGGTCGAATTAATGGCCCGCAATATTCAAAAACTCCCGGAATCTACCCAAAATATCTTACAATTAGCTGCTTGTGTGGGCAATACTTTCACCTTAGAAGTCCTGGCGATCGTCAGTGAAAGTTCCCCGATGGCAACCGCTGCCTCCCTCTGGTCCGCGTTGCAATCTGGCTTGATTTTGCCCTTGAGTTCGGGATATAAAATTCCCCTGCTGATTGGGAATGAGGGAGAGCAATTCGTAGACAAGCAAACGGGGCTTACCCTCTCTGACTTGTTAGGAACCCAGTCTATTTCTTATAAGTTTTTGCATGACCGAGTTCAACAGGCGGCTTATTCCCTGATTCAAGAAGACCATAAGAAAGAAACTCACCTAAAAATCGGGAAACTGCTGCTGAATAATATTCCCCCGGAGGAACGAGAAGAAACCATTTTTGCCCTGGTTAATCAACTCAACTATGGTTGTGAGCTCCTGGAAACCCAAGGAGAAAAATATGAACTCGCCCAGTTGAATGCGATCGCCGGAAATAAAGCCAAAGCCTCCACGGCTTATGAAGCAGCTTTACGTTATTTGAAAGTCGGCATCGGACTCTTAGGCGAGGATTCCTGGAACAGCCATTACGAGTTAACTCTTTCCCTCTATGTCTCTACCTTGGAGGCGGAATACTTAAATGGCAATTTCGAGGCGGCGCGAACCCTCGGCGACCTGATTCTGGCCCAGGCGAAGGCGGTTTTGGATCGGGTGAAGGTGTATGAAATTCAAATGCAAATGTATGCCGCACAACATCATATTAGCCTAGCAATTGAAACGGGATTGGCAGCCTTAAATTTGATGGGAATTTCCCTAGCGGTTGCCTCGGAAGAACGGAGTCAATCCCTACAATTGCCGGAGATTGACCGCATCGCCGAACTGCCAGAAATGACCGACCCTTATGAACTGGCGGTAATGCGAATTCTGATGAATTTAGTGGCCCCGGCTTTACATAGTAGCCAGTTAGAGCTCTGGTTCCAATTGGTTTTGACTGCTTTAGAACGCTGTCTGGAAAAAGGACATTCTGCGATTGCGGCATTTACTTACAGTTGGTATGCCACGCTTCTCTGTGGGTCCGGAGATATCAACCGGGGCTATTATGCGGCACAAATTTCAGTCAAATTGTTAGAACGGTTTCAAGCAAAAACTCTCAAATGCCAAGTTTATAATATGGTGTTTGCCTTCGTTCAACATTGGAAGCAGCCGGTTAAAGTCGCGGTTGAGGCGTTACAAGAAGGGCTCCAGAGTGGCTTGGAAGTGGGGGATTTAGAATATGCCAGTTACTGCGCTTGTAAATATTGCAGTTACTTGTTTTTAAGTGGAGAATCCCTGGAAACTGTTGCCCGCAAGCAAACTCCCTATATTGAATTACTCCAAAAACTCAAGTATGAAATTGCCCTCTATGACGGCAGTACCTGGCGACAACTGGTGGCGAATTTACAAGGCTTAGCCCCGGATAAGTATCGGTTAGTCGGGGAGGTTTTTAACGAAAACCTGATTTTGCCTAAACTTAAAGAGGCGAACGATGGATGGTCTTTGTTTAATGTTTATCTCGCCAAAACCATCCTCAACTTTTTGTTAAAACAAGGACAAGTTGCCCTAACTTATGCAACCCTAGCCGCTGAATATTCCGGTTCCGTCAGCGGGGCTTTTACAATGGCGGTTCACAACTTTTACTATTCTTTAGTGTTGCTATCCATCTATCCTGCTGCTGCTGCTGCAGACCAGCAAAAGTATTTGCAACAAGTGGAGTGCAATCAAGACAAGATGCGGAAATGGGCGGAACTCGGTCCGATGAATTATCAGCATAAGTATGAATTAGTCGAAGCGGAGAAAGCGCGAGTTTTAGGGCGGAGTTTAGAGGCGATCGATGGCTACGAACGGGCCATTACGGGGGCGAAAGAAAATGGCTATCTGCCTGAAGAAGCCTTAGCCTACGAACTGGCCTCGAATTTTTATCGCCATCGCCATCAGGATAAATTCGCCGACACTTACCTGACTGAAGCCTCGGCTATTTATACCAAATGGGGGGCTAAAATTAAGGTAGAGCAATTAGAAGCTAAATATCCCCAGTTAAAGCTACGCAAGCCTGCCATTTCCCGGAGTGGGACCGCAATAGCTCAAATGACAACGGCAACAACTTTTGGGAGTTCTGCTGCCTTGGATTTAGCCACGGTGATTAAAGCTTCTCAAGCCATTTCTTCTGAACTGCAAATTGAGAAGCTGGTTGAGAAGTTAATGAATATTCTCATTGAAAATGCCGGGGCGCAGAAAGGATTTCTGGTGTTAGCGGAAAAGGAAAAACTAATTCTGGCGGCGGAAGTGGGTCTGGACAAAAAAATTCAGGGGGTCAAGCTACGATTTGATGCCTTAGATGCTAAGGCTGACTTGCCTTGGTCGATTATTCATTATGTCCGACGGACTCAAACCAATGTAGTCTTAAATGATGCCATCCGGGAGGGATTATTTACGAACGATCGCTATGTCAGTACCCATCAGGTGAAGTCGCTGTTATGTGCACCGTTTGTCAATCAAGGGAAACTGGTGGGGATTGTTTATTTAGAGAATAATCTCACCCGTAGCGCTTTTACGCGCGATCGCCTGGAAGTGTTACGACTCCTCTCGGGACAAGCGGCGATTTCCATTGATTTAGCGCGAACCGTGAACGAGTTGCAAGATACGGTGGCTTATTTGAATGCGATCGTCAACAATATCGCCGATGGGTTGCTGGTGACGGATATGCGCGATCGCATTTCCCGCTTGAACCCCGCCTTATTACAGATGTTTGGATTACCCGCCACGGAACTGGAGGGTCGGGATTGCCAGGAGGGACTGAGTACCGAACTCGCTACCTTAGTCGCACAATCCCGGGAACACCTCAGCGATGTGCTATCGGCGGAAATTCCTTTAACGAACAATCGCGTCGGTAAAGCAGTCGCTACCTCCATTGTTACTGACTCCACCGGAGAAGAACAGGGTCCTAGCTGTATCGGGACCGTCACCTTAATCCGGGATATCACCGCCGAGAAAGAAGTCGATCGCATGAAAACGGACTTTATCTCTACGGTGTCTCACGAACTGCGAACCCCTCTCACCTCCGTGGTGGGATTTGCCAAAATTGTCAACAAAAAACTCCATGATAAGATTGTCGGCGCACTCGAAAACGCGGACAAGAAGACGCAGCGGGCGTTGCAGCAAGTCATGGACAACATTGAGATTATTATTTCTGAAGGGGAACGGTTGACGAATCTGATTAATGATGTGCTAGATATTGCCAAGATGGAAGCGGGGAAAGTGGAGTGGCAAATGCAACCGATTTCCCTGAGTGAACTCATGGAACGGGCGATCGCCTCGACTTCTAGTCTATTTCAAACCAGTCAGTTACAGGTGCAGGTGGAGATTGAACCCCAACTGCCACAAGTCAGCGGCGATCGCGATCGGTTATTACAAGTGCTAATTAATCTCATCTCCAATGCCGCCAAATTCACCGATACCGGGACCGTCACCCTCCGCGCCACCCAAAACGAGGAACAGGTGGTGGTGAGTATTATCGACACTGGCATCGGCATCCCCCCGGAGTTTCAAGATACAGTGTTCGAGAAATTTAAACAAGTGGGAGATACCCTCACGGATAAACCCCGAGGAACTGGACTGGGACTGCCGATCTGTAAACAAATTATCGAACATCACGGCGGCAAAATTTGGGTCGAAAGTACACCGGGTCAAGGCAGTAGCTTCTCCTTTAGCTTACCGTCCCTGGGGTCTACCGTCACCCCTGAACTCGAAAAACTCAACTTGGATAGCTTTGTCAAGCAACTCAAAGAACGAATTGTGATCACTCCGCAACGGGAGACGGATTCCGTTAAAACCATTCTCGTGGTTGATGATGATACTCACATTCGGTCCTTGTTGCGCCAAGAATTAGAAAGCTGTGGATATCAAGTCCGGGAAGCAAAAGATGGCATGGAGGCTATCGCCGAAGTCAAATCCCTCAAACCGGACCTAATCTTACTCGATGTAATGATGCCGCAAATTAGTGGATTTGATGTGGCAGCGGTGCTCAAACATGACCCAGAAACGATGGATATCCCCATTATCATCCTCTCCATCATTGAGGATAAACAACGGGGATATCGGTTAGGCATCGATCGCTACTTAACCAAACCCATCGATACCGAAAAACTGTTTGAAAATATCGGGGCCTTACTGTCCAAGGGGGCCTCAAAAAAGAACGTGATCGTCGTGGATGAAGATGCCGGTGCCATTAAAACCTTAGTCGATGTCCTAGAGGCGAAGGGGTATAGCGTTGTCGAGGCAGCGACGGGTCAAGAATGCATTGAAAAGGCAATGGCGATCGGACCTGATATGATTGTTCTCAATTCTGTGCTATCCGAGCATCATGAAATCGTCAAAACCTTGCGGTTTGAAAAAGGACTGGAAAATGTCTTATTTCTCGTGCTAGATGATGATGGTTCCGGTTCTCTCGGGTAA